The genomic stretch AGTGAAAGATTGGGTAGAAATTAGAATTAGTGTTTAAGATGCTCAGGACACACTTGTCTAAATTCTGAAGTAGCAACACAAAACTTCACAATCTTGGCTCCTATTGGTATTTTAAATGTGGCTTTTTGATAAGCAATTGTTAAAGGTTAGTTCAAAGCATCCCAAATTCTTTTGCAATACAGCAACCAAGTGCTTCATAATGCTATTTTCATGTCCTTAAATACAACATTTCTCATCAATCAATGAAGAGCAATAGTAATCCAAAGAGTTAGTCATGAACATATGTGGCAATTACCTGTTATAAGAACACAACCACACAAATCTAGGGCCCTCAGATCAGGGCAACCTGATGCCAAACTGGTAACCCCCTCATCTGTGACATTGTCACACCAACCTAGGTTTAAAGATTGCATGTGCGCGCAGTTACGGGCTATGGCCTGCATTAACAGTTTTAGAGATTAAACATAAGTTCATGAAAACATGCCAAGCAAATGTTGGGTTAAGTGAAATACCTGCAAAGATTCATCAGTGGCTGCCTTCACACATCCACAGAGATTCAAGCACTTCAGGTTTTTGCAGTGGCAACTAAGGTAGATTAAGGCACTGTCACTGAAACTGGAACATCCACTGATGTTTAGTTTTGTAAGCCGAGGACATCCGTTGGCCAGTGCATACAGTGAGCGGTCACTAAGCCTGAAACTTCTGCTGAGGTCTAACTCACGTAGATCGTAACAGTAGTTGGCAACAGCCTCTACTGCACTGTCTTCAAGCTGAGGTTTGATTTGGCGAAGAGTGAGAACCTGAAGCTTTGTGAACTTGTGAGCAAATGATATTGTTAAATTATTCATGTTCTGCTGGCACCTGCAGATGGCACAAATTTAAATTCAACCAACAGAACCTAAAAGGTACATATAATCAACACCAGTTATAAGACCGTTAAGAAAACATCAATTATATTCACTGGTAAGGCTTGGTTGTGTGCATGTGAGGTGAAATTGAGAAGAGAAACATTGGAAGAGATGCTATGTTTGAAACAATATATCAATAAAACCAGTAGACACTGAAATATGGACGCAAATGACGCAATTCTTTACAGGAAATATCAAAATGACGCATTAACTAATTAGGAATAAAAGTGACAAAAGAAGGTCACATTCATTGGTGCTCATCAGGGATATATGAAATCCTTGTGACATTACCAACAAATGTTCATTCAGCTAGCTTGACACTTCAATTTGTTTTTTTATAGTAACCAGTATATAACTATTTCGCATACAGGAAATGTTGACTGAAATAAGTCACAGAAGATCCACAGCCTGGTAAGCTTTAAGTCCAGTGTGGTTTCATCCCTAGATTCGTTTTTGGAATAATCATTACAAACTAAAAAAAAGTAGTTATGAAGAGGTTTTTTCATATTCTATTTATAAAGTTTCAAGAATCAAGGTAGTTAGTATAAAGGGCAGTATATCACTGTCAAGATGAAGAATCAAGGCATCAAGGCAGTTGATGAAAGTTTCTCACATTGTGATGCATGTAGAAAATGATAACTACCATAAACATAAAGCAACTACAAAAGGCACCAGCTTTTGACTCACACAACATACCTGGTAAAATGATGTGTTGTTTTCAGAAAATAGAATAATGAAATGGGTAGATGAAGACTTCAGCGCCAGGCATGGCGGGTGCAGAACAAGTTTAAGCACATGTGATTGATAACTTTGTCTATTAAAAACGATATTATTATTAGGAGGCTGGGTTTAGAACCTGTCAGTGAACTAGAGAAAACAATCTAGTAAGAACTACCTATTATCATATCTGAAATTCTCTTGTTCAAGGGCTCCCTTTGCCTTTTTTTATAAagtgaatatattaatatcaacttgataccaattacacctggtCTATGCAACAATGTAATGTTTGTAAATGTAAATGTTGAGCAAAATTCATCCCTTCTCACAAGACTGAAAGAAACACCTTCTGCTCTGAAGAATTAGACTGGTGGATACAAAGCTACTCACCATGAGAGGGAAAGATTAGTGACCCCCCATCCTAACGCGTCACGCCAGCCAGTGCAAACACCGGATGCCACAACGACGATTCGAtcgtctccaacaactgatataatcCGCATGAGCAGCTCCATTGGAAGGTCCTTCCAACCTGACAACGTAGGCATATCGCTACCAGTTTCAGCCTGCCCCCTTCCACCGCCACGAGACACCGTGAGGTTCCTGAAGCACGAATCCAACTCCCCGTCTAGTGACCTTGCACTAACCATTTTCAGTACTTCCTTCAAGCACCAATCTACCCCTGCAATTACAGGCAGTCCTCAATAAAGTGCAATGTATACAAAAAAATGGACTAATATAGGCAACTTTCCGACCGCATCGCTTCTTGAAAATGAGAACTAGTAAAAATAGGTGGTAGCAGCTGCAGTTAGAGACAAGATAGCAATCAGGGAAATCGTATAGGATTATTTTGCGGGACAAAGTATTGAAATCGAGCATAACAAAACTACAAAATTAAAATAGCCACTGATGTTTTTTTTTCAAGAATTATTTAATCACACCGAGATGATCAAAATTGTCCAACTGAAACAGCGGCAACGAATTGCCAGATGAGCAATAACAAAGCTGAGAATGTGAGACTGCCTATCCTGGAAAAGAAAAATAACGGAACACAAGAGCAGAAGAGCCTGAATGGGGCTGCAGAGGAGAAGTTACTGTACCGCGCAACCACGCACAGAGCACGCGAGCTACCATGGATTGATGTTGTTTTCGTCGCACCTGGAAAGAACGTCTTCGTACCGTACCGGCATCAAGGAATTGACTCTCTACTTATACTAAACCGTACCGGCTTGCACCTTTGCGGCTTCGGTTCTTGCCAGGCACAAGAAACAGCAATAGAAAGGAGGCGAGGGAAACACTGCGGAGCATTGTACGGATTAAAGTCTAAATTTCCTCTGACTTTTGATCGGCAAAGCAATTCGGTAAAGCGGTGCAAGCTCCAATTCCGGAGCCCAATCTATCCTGAAAACAGGGTCGCAAAAATCGAGGCCGCTAATCCGCCAAAAGGCGAAGAACCGGGGCTGTGGGAATAAATCGGGGAAAGAAGTTCCTCTGAGAAATGCAAGCAGACCCGGTGGCAGCACAAGCTTTAGCTTCGTGTCCCGTAAAAAAACAAAAGCTTTAGCTTCGTGCCCGCGAGAGACGAATGGTCGATCTTCCGGAGCACTCAAAATTAAACCTAACAAACAATTCCACAATCTGCGGAGGGACGGGAATCGTGCGACTCACCCAGCGCAAGCACGCGAGCAGCAACAGCGACGCCTGTGGCCTCCGGAGCACCGAGCCGAGGCGAAGGCcttgggaggaggaagaaggagcctGGATGCTGACGCAGTTGGCGTGTTGCGCGTGCGCGTGGGTGCTTCGGGgtcagagggggtggccggccgagTTTAATTACGCCGGGCGCCTTGACGCCGACAGCGGGAACCGCGGATAGGGGGCGCCTTGGATTGGGTTGGAGATCTTTTCTCCGCTAGCCTCGGCGCGCGTTGTCCGGCCGGATTGGACAGGAAAGGCGCGGCTGGGGGGCAGCGGCGGGCTCAGGATTTGAACTGTGGGTATTCAaataaattaagctatttctttgACATCTTAAATCCTTATTTTGGCTGGGATGTGGCTTTTTTAGATATAATGTGCCAGTAGAAGAATAGAAGGACACTCAGAATAGGGAGAGAGAACATGGTACTCCTTATTTTGGGTGGATTGTTTGATTTACAATGTCATTTTATGTTATTTTCCTATTATTTTTCCTTTATATACACATTACATACTATACGTACATAAGTTTTTGGCAAAATAAAGGGTATTCAGTTGAATACCCTTGACTTGAGCTAGGCCCGCCCCTGCTGGGGGGAGGCGGCCCCGGCCGGCGCGTCCCTGTTTTTGACGTCCCGTCATCTCCCCCGTGGCCGTGGCTTCTTCCCACGCGGGGCGGCGGAATCGTCCGCAGCGGAATAGGCCACGCCTGTTTCCTCCTCCACCGTGCGTGCGCCCCGAGCGTCCACGTCTTCCTGGTCCATCATCATCTGGACGATTTCCTCAGGCCGAGGTCTTCGCGAAGTGTTTTTTTTTCGCGCCCAAAGAATAAATCGGTCCATTTGGTGGGTCTGCTAGCACTGTTCTTTTACGCACGACTTTTAAAGTAGCCTAAAAGTTGGTTCGGTTtgaacatggtttccacaaatatacatagtttgaaccgtggttgacacaaatataaaagcaAAATAACGAAACCTAACTAGTATTAGCAtcgcagatttcgtgtgttcgctgccaagaaagaacactctcaggcacacccagtcacccaaactggaaaatccagctggtgacggtacctgttggttctttcgaggaagaacaatcAGAAACCTctgtgcctattttcgctgcgaagaaacaacagtcAGTCGTCGTCCTTctcggtgttgtcgccgtggtagtgttgACGGCAGCGCGtcttgtcgaacaccttgacgctcatgttggcctcgccaaggtaggagaacgtgagcacgaagccggcttcgaggtggtggtagcgcgcgaacttctcccagccggtgtggagaTACATCTTGTTGCGCGTGTTGAAGATCATATCcacaatccaccggcagcagccgcaggcagcctctcgcagatgcagcgagtccggctcgtcgtcggcgacgaagtcggcgaacttgtccggcagcctctggatgccgagtgggtcacccttgaggacgacgacgaactcgaacaacacttgtcgctcctcctcctgcaggtccaacgatgaagacgatggtgtcgcaggcgacgacgagcgtaaagctctgccgcggccacgagcaCGACAATGGCCGCGACcttggcctccgcctctaccagacatggcgtcgactcttgagatggtggcggctagggttggggagagaggcgctagggtttgtttgTGAGGGACGATGAAagagcggccctttttataggccggagggaggcggtggcgctcattaacgccagcacgcagagctaggcgcgacgagacgcttcgctgcgcctctacGGGAACTGCACCGTTGCTGCGCgctaataacttccgtcgcgaggtgggTGACGGTTACGTTAAACTTCAATGTGTCGCTGATGCGCCGGTCTCgccactcctcgcctcgctttttgttgtgtccggcgtgcccggagcgtcccatgtgtagcggggatgggctcggggcgtcgtacaccgtatcgggccgcgccggacaaaaagaggctttggggcacgcggctgggaacgttttttgggccgacgcgtcccaaatccctttgggggatgcggctggagatgctcttaggcacgCTTGATTCGGGTGTTGTCACGTGTACAGGTGCTGGTGACCGCAGTGTGCACTCTTCGTTGGGCCAACCCTTGCCGACCTGGCGGGGATTTTTCCGCCGGCGGTGCCGCCACCATCCCTACCGCGGCAGCCTCCGTCTAAGACTCCAAGAGCTTTATCGCACGCTCCGGGTTATCATCGGTAGCTACGGCACCAGATTTGTTCATTGCAAGTCTAGATTTGATGTGCGGTTAGGGTATTTTAGGGAGGTTAATGCCATGGACATGAACTACATTAGTTCTTTTGAGTGTGCACTTACTTGTATGTCCATACAAGATCATCAAGTTGGAGTGTGCTACGATGGGAAGGGGCTAGCGTCCTCCACGTGGGTACCAGGACAAGACGGTGCTCAATCGGTGGACTAATAATGCACTCAAGACGGTGGTGCCAGGAAGGATAGAGGCTATGTGCGGCCACCGCCAGCGGTGGGGACAAGGCCGAAGCTCAACCACCTGCCCCTGGCCCTCATCCCCCACCGTTGCTACGTCCAACTGGAAGTGAACGACTTGCACATGCTCGTCATTCCACTGACATTCCAGGCCATCTTGAGGGAATGGATCAAGATACCTCTGCCACACAGCGTGGCCATCTCTGCCCGGCGCTGGTGCGACGAGTGAGTGTAGGTCGCTTATCACGGCGAGCAGGTGGTGCTGGGGAGGAACTGTCCGTCAGTCGTCTTCAAGTACAACCTAGGACGCGGCGATGTGCTGGAGTTCAAGATCAAGCCGTCCTAAAGATGAACATCTACAAGCACAACAACTCAGCGTCAAAAGGCCTACTTCTGCCTTGACCACGGCTAGTCGGCGGCCTCCATGTTTATGTGTCTCTATATGTGTATGTCTATGTGTGAGAACATGCTGTGCTGATGTGGTTGATTTTGATGTAGTGTAGTTTTACGTGTTATGTGTGATCATAGTCGTTAGGGGTAACATCACCAAGTTTGAAGTGGTATCCATAAGCCAGCTATAGCATGTAACCAAAAACATTTTTTTCCTCTAGCTACCAGATGTGTAACCCGTGTGGTCTATCAAACACTGGACCGAAACTGTACTGAAACACAATATTAGTATGAATTGCGGAATATTGTGTTATATTGATATGCGGTAATTGGTGATTACATTGTGTGCCTGTTGGGCAGTTCATATAGTGCAGAAGACTTGGAGGGCAAGAAACCTAGTAGAGATAGATCTAGGTTACAACCTTAAACTACCTAATATAACTAAAGATAATATACTCTAACCCCCCCCCCCAAGCAGTCGGATCGGTAGTAACGCGGATGGTCCGACTGGAGCAGAAGCCGAAGACGTGGTGTAGTCCTTAATGCCGATGTCGATGAAGCCGTTGTTGTCGTGGTCGATGATGCCTAGTGTGATGTAGTCGCCTTGGAGAATGTAGGTGAGGTAGATGATGTTTTGGTTGTTGTCGTCGTTGAGCCCGGGAAGATGCTCGGAAGGAGGAAGTTGTCGTTGTGGTAGAAGTAGTAGGCGACACGCTGCCGAGCTTGCTGGACTCGGGAGCGTGCCGGTGACGAAGGCACGCGTCGGTGTTGCCAGCACCGGACGTGCGAAGACAGGGACCACCATGAGCCATGAGCATTAGAGTTGGATGGAGTAGCAGAGAAGGCATGTGTGAAAAGTTGGGTGTAGAAGTTTTCCGCCGATATGTTGGAGTAGATGAAGTAGCTTCAAGAAGAAAAATTAAGCACGAGCgtgcaaataaaaataaaccGCAACTTTGGTGGTGAGGTCGTGGTGGACGAAGACGGCGATGTAGTTGTTGAAGTAGATTCTGGGGATTAAACCTGGGATCCGCGTGGATTGTCGCGGTGTCGAAGAAGATCCCCATTGGTGTTGATGATGACCATGAGTGTTGGCGACGATGCGGTTGTTGATGTAGATGGTTGTCGGCGATGATGACCAACAGCGATGATGCGGCCCTTTGTTGACGGCAAGACACATACTTGGGATAGGTGTCCCGGTTGGTAAACAAAATGTCGAATAAAAGTGTTTTTTCATGAACACTTTAACTGAATCAACAACATAAAAACGTAGGAAATAGAAGGCTACCAGTTCATTTGTTATTTTAAGAATCATCTCACTAGTAAATTGATCAATATATTCAATCGCATGATAGAATACTAATTATGAACTAGACTGCTAGGTCGTAGTCCAACAAAAAAATCAGTCACATATATTAGCATGTGTATGGAGAACGTGTACCCTTAAGAAACTGAGCGCATAAGTTGATCAG from Lolium rigidum isolate FL_2022 chromosome 4, APGP_CSIRO_Lrig_0.1, whole genome shotgun sequence encodes the following:
- the LOC124706470 gene encoding F-box protein SKP2A-like, yielding MVSARSLDGELDSCFRNLTVSRGGGRGQAETGSDMPTLSGWKDLPMELLMRIISVVGDDRIVVVASGVCTGWRDALGWGVTNLSLSWCQQNMNNLTISFAHKFTKLQVLTLRQIKPQLEDSAVEAVANYCYDLRELDLSRSFRLSDRSLYALANGCPRLTKLNISGCSSFSDSALIYLSCHCKNLKCLNLCGCVKAATDESLQAIARNCAHMQSLNLGWCDNVTDEGVTSLASGCPDLRALDLCGCVLITDESVIALASGCPHLRSLGMYYCQNITDRAMYSLANSCVKSKRGRWGAVRSSSSKDIDGLANLNISQCTALTPPAVQAVCDSFPSLHTCPERHSLIISGCLSLTSVHCACGLQRHRAEGTLQPTSHAY